The genomic interval agagaagctgtggctgccccatccctggaaaaggtcaggttggatggggccttgagccACCTGgcctagtggaaggtgtccccaCACAAGAAGGTTTGGATCTTgatgagcttgaaggtcccttccaacccaaaccgttcaaaaaacccaaaccccaccacCCGACCCCGTCTCACCGTGACATGATCCAGGTCCTGTCCCATCTCCTGGGAGGAGGCTACCACGTCACGCTCTGCAATCCACTGCTCCAGGTCCTCCACCTCCCGTTTCAGCTGGAAGAGGTGGGACATGTTCTCCAGGCGCCGGCGGCGTTCCTGGGCCACCTCCTTCAAGCCGGCGTAGTGCTTGTCCACCTGGCCCTGCAGCCGGATGATCTGCTCCCTGCGTGGCCCCGGCACACAGACACCCCAGTTCTCACACAGCAAAAGATGTCCCCGACCCTTCTTGTCACCTCGGGGCTccccgtgtgtcccccccaccctctGACACCAACCGGAGAGGAGCCGAGCGCCGGGGGCAACCAAAGCCACCGGAGATAACGACCAAACCAACCTCCCCCACACACCCTGGTGGGACAGGGGATGCAGGTTGAGGTGGCTGAAGGGACAGGGGACACCTGGGGCTGCTCACAAGGGACTGGCCTGAGGGTCAGGGGACACACAGGGCAGCCCCAAGGGACAGGGGACACGTTTGGGTACCCACCAGGGACAAGGGACACACGGGCTTCCTTGAGGCACAGGGGACACACAGGACTGGCCccaagggacaagggacacaTGGGGCTACCCACCAGGGACAAGGGACACAAGGGACTTGAGGCACAGGGACACACAGGGCTGGCCCcaagggacaggggacacagggctgtCCCCAAGGGACACGTGGAGCTACCCACAAGGGAGAGGGGACACGGAGGGCTGGCCCCAAGGGACACATGGAGCTACCCACAAGGGACAGGGGACAGACAGGGCTGGCCCCAAGGGACACATGGGGCTACCCACCAGGGCCAGGGGACACAAGGGACTTGAGGCACAAGGGACACACAAGTCTGGCTCCAAGGGACACATGGGACTGGCCCCAAGGGACAGGGGACACTCAGGTCTGGCCCTAAGGGACACATAGGGCTGGTCCTAagggacaggggacacacaGGACTGGCCCTAagggacaggggacacacaGGACCGGCCTCAAGGGACAAAGGACACACGGGTCTGGCCTGAGGGACACACAGGGCTGTCACGAGAGTCAGAGGTCACAGGGGGTGGTGGCACCTACCCCTCGGGGTGTCCAGCAGCCAGCAGGTGCTGTGCCCTGGCCGCCAGCTCCTTGATGGCCGTCCCGTAGTCCTCGATGCCGCGTTGCTGCCGCACGTGGCGCTTCAGCATCACCGCCGCGCTCTCCTCATCCTGCACACCCCAACAAccccccctcagcacccaggggcACAGACAcggcacccacccaccccacggGCACCTCCCAGCTCGGGGTGGGGACGTGGCATGGCAGAGGGTGGCACGGTGTGACATTTAATGACAAGACATGGCATGGGATGACCTGGACTGGCATGGCAGAGGGTGACATGGGTGGTGGGATGTGGCAGAGGGTGGTGGGACATGGCAGAGGTGTCATGGGTGATGGGAGGTGGCAGAGGGTGTCATGGATGGTGGGACATGGCAGACGGTGGTGGGAGATGGCAGAGGGTGTCACGGATGGTGGGACATGGCAGAGGGTGGTGGGACATGGCAGAGGGTGTCATGGATGGTGGGACATGGCAGAGGGTGGTGGGAGATGGCAGAGGGTGTCACAGATGATGGGATGTGGCAGAGGGTGTCATGGGTGGCCCGTAACGACACACCATGGGCAGGGGTTGGACGTTGTGCCACAGCACAGCGCGGTGTGACCCACCAGGGCTGGCACAGCACCCCCGGCCCTACAGGGAGCCCGTAACTCACCTTGGGCTTCTCCTCAGCTCCCATGAAGAGCTCCTGCTCGCTGACCCAGGCCTGGGCCTCAGCTGCATCCCAGTAGTACTGCTGAGCCTCCCCTGCCTCCCGCAGCCGCCGGTGCCGCGCCGTCACCTCCTCCCGCAGCCGCTCCCACAGCTCCCGCAGCTCCCGCACCCCACGCTCCAGCTCGGGGCTGGGTTGGGTCTCTCCGGTGGCCGCTGCCACCGCCGCCTCCCCCCGGCTCAGCACCTCGGCCAAGCGGGGCTCGtgtcctgccagctccttctgcaGGGTCTGCGGGTGGATGGAGATGGTGGGGGTGGGTCACCCGTGGGGTGTCACCCCTGGGCCCAATGATGGTGGTGGGTCACCCGTGGTGGGTCACCCGTGGGATGTCACCCCCGGGGTGCCAGCGTTGGGTCCATGCTCACCTCGTTCCTCTTGGTCAGGCGCTGGACACTCGGGAGGTCGGTGCCGTGCTCCGTTGACGTGGCCAAGGGCAACCGCTCCTGCACCCACAGCTGGGGGGAAGAGACCACATGGTTGAGCACCCCATGGCACCCACTGGTGACCCCCAAGACCCCACTGTGATGTAGGCACTCACCGTCTCCTCCTCTACATCCCTCTTGAGCTGGAACATGGCCTTGGTGgtctccagctccttcctcttcttctccaaggGCTCCAGCACGTCGAGGAAGCGCTGCCGGAGCCTCTGCTCATCCCCAGCAGCCTCGGGCACGGCCCCCCCAGGGACAGGGCCCTGAgactccagctcctccagctccttcatcCGTCCTCTCACTTGCTCTTCCAGTCTCTGGGTGGGAAGAGCTGGGGTGAGCTcaagggacagagctggggaccTCCAAGACACCCACCAGCCCCATTATGGAACCTTGGACACCCCCCCCACCTTGAACCAGGGGACATCCCACCCTCATCCAAAGAAAGGGGCAAGGTGCCACCACCCACCATCAACCTCTTCAGCAGCAGGTTGGTGGCAGTGAGGTCCTTGGCCTGCTCAGCAGCTCgcagctcctcctctgcccgTGCCAAccagctccccagctcctccgAGCTCCGGGCATACAGGGTGGCCCGGTTGGCCTGGAAGAGTCTCCGTCCCTTCTCCTCGGCGGCCCCGCGCAGCCCGTCCCACCGcccctgcagcttctccagttgccgctccaccacctccccgtACTGCGGCTTCTGACTCGacagctccttcccctcctgttGGTGACACCAAAGGGGTTGGTGGCCACCACCCTGCCGGCCACGGGGACCCCTTGCCCATCCGGGAGGGGGCAAGGAGGCTTCCAGGCAGGGGTGGTGACACCCACCATCTCAATCTTCTCCAGCCAGCCCTGGTTGGGCTCCAGCTCGGCCATGAAGGCCTGGTGCTTCTGCCACTTGCTCTGGAGGCCACGGGCCTCACCATCCGAGATGTCCTGTGCCGTCAGCATCTTCTCATCCACCCAAGCATCCAGCTGAGGGAGAGAGGGGTCAGGGCTCGGCTGGTGGGGACCCCACGCCGGTGCCACCAGCCACGCCACGTGTCCCTACCTCCcggcagctctgcaggaaggtCTGCAGCTCGTGGTTGTCCTGCAGCAAACCCGCTGCCTCCTCCGCCTTGGCCACCACGGCCCCGTGTCTGGAAAAGTCATCGGGGATGGCAAAGTCACCAGAGGTGGCAAAGTCACCAGGGAAGGCAAAGTCAGAGATGGCAAAGCCATCAGGGATGACAAAGTCAACAGGGGTGGCAAAGTCAACAGAGAAGGCAACATCAGCCCCTGCTTGCCCAGACACTTGCCCAACCACCCCTTGCTGGGTGCTCACCGCTCTTGGAGGGCCTGGCACTTCTCGGTGATCTTCTCAGAGAAGATGTTCCCCTCGGCCACCAGCTTGGTGCCTTTGGCCACCACCTCAGGGACCTTCTCGGCACTGCTCTCCAGGCTGGCACGGAAGTCCTGGAAGCGGCGCAAAGCGGTGGCCGAGCCCTCCAGGGTGTCGGGGAGGTCCAAGTGTGCCAGCGTGTACTCCTGGGGGGGGACACAACACGTTGGGTGGGAGGTCAGCACCTTTTCAGGGCACCCAAGAGCTTGGAATGGCCCTGGGGACACCGACCTGGTTGCTGAGGAGGATCTCGGCCTGCCTGGCGTCGCGGAGGAACTCCTGGAAGTCTCGGCACTGGTCGAGGAAGCGCTGCCGAGCCTCCGCCATCTTGCCCAGGGcggcccagcccagctccacgCCGCCCAGCCGCTGCCTCAGCGCCTCGTAGTCGgggtccctctgctcccccagcaccttctcccctttctccatCAGGGCGGTGAAGGCGGCCCCGtgctcctccacctcctgccGGGCCGCCCGGTGCTGCCTCAACAGCTCCTCCGCCTCGCCCAAGGACCCCGGGACGTCGTCGGTGGCCGCCACGGATTTTTGAGCCCCAAAAAGCCAAGCTTGGAAGTCATCCAGATCCTGCAAAAAGCTCCGGAGCTGCCCGGTTTCCCCCAAAGAAGCCGTTCGGTCTTTCAAAGCATCTTGGAGCTCGTCCCACGCCGCCGTCGCCGCCGAAAGCTTCTGGGTGGCTTCTTTGGCCACCTCGGGACGTTCTTGGGCCATGAGGTCGGCTTGGGAGCGGAGGGCGGCCAGGCGGTCCTCGgccaccaccagctccctctCGATGCCGTAGAGCTTGCGTTGGGTGGCCAGGACGCCCGCCAAGTCGCGGCCCAGCTCGGCGGTGGCCGCCACGGCCCGGGCCTTGCCCAGCAGCCATTGCTGGGTCTCCTGGCACTCCAGGCAGTAGTTGAGGAACCGCAGGGCCGAGCCCACCGCCCGGCCACGCTCGGCCACCAGTGCCCGGAAACGGTCCCACCTGAGGGACACCAGGGGGTGACATGGAGGGTGGGGACCACCCCCTTGCCCTGGAGTCACCCCTTCACCCATTGCCACTCAAGTCTGCCCTGGTGTCAGCATGCCTGCCCCTCACCATGGTGTCACCCCCTTCACCCCCAGTGTCACCCAGTTGTCCTGGTGTCACTCCTCCTGGAGGAGTGGTATCCCCTCACACCGGTGTCACCCAGTGCCCAAGTGCCACCCCCTTGCCCTGGTGTCCCCGTCACCCCGTGTCACGCCCTCACCTCATGCTTCACCCTTTCCTCCATGTCACCCTCTCACCCCAGCATCCCCCTCTTGTGTCACCCCCTCTCCCTGGTGTCACCCCTAGTGCCACCCACTCACCCTATAATGCCACATCCTCGCCCCagtgccaccaccaccccctcaccccagtgccaccatcTTGTCCCTGTGTCACCCACCACCATACCTCTGGTTGAGCttctcctggcactgctggacCTGCGGGCTGCGGGGGTGGCCACTGGCCACCAGCCCCTCAGCTGCCTGGTTGACGGTGGCCACCTGGGCAGCCACGGTGGCcatctgctgctccagcccctccaaCCTGCCGGGGACAACCACCGTGCTGAGAACGGGCTCCAACTCATGACACAACCCAACGGCACCCACCCTGAGGGCACCTCCCACCTCCGCTGCGCCACGTCCAGGTCCTCCAGCTCCCGGGGGACCTCCAGCTGCCCCAGCCAGGTCTCCTTGGGCCCCATCCAGTGGTGACAAGCGTCGCTCTCCCCAAACACGGTGTAGAGGCCCAGGGCGTCCTTCAGCTGCTGGCCCCGCCGCTCCGCCATGGTGGCCACCTcggccagcagctcctgcagggccGTCAGGCGGCTCTGGGCCTCGGGCCCGGCCCGTAGCTCCGGCGGGAAACCTTCAGCTTGCCGGGACAACCCTTCCAGCTGCTCTTTGATGGTTTCCAActcttccaccagctcctgGTGGCGCTGTAGCAGGACCCGGGTGTGGGATTCATCCTGGCCCAGCTCCTCggcgcccgcccgccgccgggCGTCCCTCAGCGCCTCCGCCAGTTCCTCCGCCGTCGCCTGGAACTGGAAGAACCCTTCGGCTTCCTTCAAACCACGTCGACGGAAGGCCACCAGCTCTTCCAGTTGGGCCCACGAGCCTTTCACCGCCTTCGCCCTCTCCCGTAGCCCCCCGGTAGCCCCCAGCTCCTCGGCCGCCGTCAACGCCCGCTCCAGGCGTTCACCCCGGCTCCGGAGCTCGGCTTCGAAGGCGGCGTGACGGCGTTGGAGAAGCAAGACGCTCGGTAGGTCCTTCCCAAAATCCAAGGACGAGTAGAGCTGCTCCTGTTCCTTGATCCAACTTTCAGCCTCATCCAGCTCCCACCGGCAGGTCCAGAGGGATCGGGATTGCTCCAGCAAGGATCTCCTCCGAGCTGCCAGCGCCTGCAGCTCCCGCCGGCACATCTCCAGGTGGCTCACGCGGTCACGGATGATTTTGGGGTCACAGGGACGGTAGCCTGGTCGAGAGGCAAGGTGGGAACCCATCAACATAGTGTCCCATCTTCTCCTGGCCATGCCATGGAGCAAGGTGGGCACCCACCAACACATCATTCCACCTTCCCCCAGCCATGCCATGGAGCGAGTTTGGTAGCCATCAACACATTGTCCCATCTTCCCACAGCCACCCATGGAGCAAGGTGGATACCCATCAACACATTGTCCCATCTTTCCCTGGCCATGCCATGGATTGAGGTGGGCATCCATTAACCCATTGTCCCATCTTTCCCTGGCCATGCCATGGGATGAGCTGGGCACCCATCAACACATTGTCCCATCTTCCCAAAGTCATGCCATGGATTGAGTTGGGCACCCATCAACACGTTGTCCCATCTTTCCCTGGCCATGCCATGGAGCAAGGTGGGCACCCATCAGCACGTTTCCCCCACCCACCACGGGTGTCCCACCACACCCACCCTCAGCGTCGGCGAAGCGGAGGGCAGCGGCGCTGACGGCCCGGCTCTTCTCAAACTGCAGGGCCATGTCCCGCTCCAGCACCCggtggctctgcagcagctcctccacctccagAAGGTGCTTCCCAGCTTCAGGCGATGCCAACTGCACCTACAGGAGAGGCCTGGCTGTCACCCACCACCCAAATGCCACCGCCATCATCCATCTCCCCAGGAAGGTCCCGCCGGTGGGCCCG from Heliangelus exortis chromosome 18, bHelExo1.hap1, whole genome shotgun sequence carries:
- the SPTB gene encoding spectrin beta chain, erythrocytic, with amino-acid sequence MDLRDGRVLIKLLEVLSGELLPKPTKGRMRIHCLENVDKALQFLKEQRVHLENMGSHDIVDGNHRLVLGLIWTIILRFQIQDIIVQTQEGRETRSARDALLLWCQMKTAGYPHVNVTNFTSSWKDGLAFNALIHRHRPELVDFQNLTKSNARHNLEHAFSVAERHLGITPLLDPEDVFTENPDEKSIITYVVAFYHYFSKMKVLEVEGRRLGKVIEHAKETERMIEGYGGLASDLLTWIEQTIASLNSRSFANSLAGVQHQLQAFSTYRTVEKPPKFQEKGNLEVLLFTIQSRMRANNQRVYTPHEGRLVSDINRAWEQLEKAEHERELALRNELIRQEKLEQLARRFDRKAAMREAWLSENQRLVAQDNFGHDLPAVEAAKKKHEAIETDTAAYKERVKAIVAVAKELELEGYHDIQRINKRKDNILMLWEQLLELLAARRQRLEMNLTLQHLFQEMLHSIDWMDEVKVQLASPEAGKHLLEVEELLQSHRVLERDMALQFEKSRAVSAAALRFADAEGYRPCDPKIIRDRVSHLEMCRRELQALAARRRSLLEQSRSLWTCRWELDEAESWIKEQEQLYSSLDFGKDLPSVLLLQRRHAAFEAELRSRGERLERALTAAEELGATGGLRERAKAVKGSWAQLEELVAFRRRGLKEAEGFFQFQATAEELAEALRDARRRAGAEELGQDESHTRVLLQRHQELVEELETIKEQLEGLSRQAEGFPPELRAGPEAQSRLTALQELLAEVATMAERRGQQLKDALGLYTVFGESDACHHWMGPKETWLGQLEVPRELEDLDVAQRRLEGLEQQMATVAAQVATVNQAAEGLVASGHPRSPQVQQCQEKLNQRWDRFRALVAERGRAVGSALRFLNYCLECQETQQWLLGKARAVAATAELGRDLAGVLATQRKLYGIERELVVAEDRLAALRSQADLMAQERPEVAKEATQKLSAATAAWDELQDALKDRTASLGETGQLRSFLQDLDDFQAWLFGAQKSVAATDDVPGSLGEAEELLRQHRAARQEVEEHGAAFTALMEKGEKVLGEQRDPDYEALRQRLGGVELGWAALGKMAEARQRFLDQCRDFQEFLRDARQAEILLSNQEYTLAHLDLPDTLEGSATALRRFQDFRASLESSAEKVPEVVAKGTKLVAEGNIFSEKITEKCQALQERHGAVVAKAEEAAGLLQDNHELQTFLQSCRELDAWVDEKMLTAQDISDGEARGLQSKWQKHQAFMAELEPNQGWLEKIEMEGKELSSQKPQYGEVVERQLEKLQGRWDGLRGAAEEKGRRLFQANRATLYARSSEELGSWLARAEEELRAAEQAKDLTATNLLLKRLMRLEEQVRGRMKELEELESQGPVPGGAVPEAAGDEQRLRQRFLDVLEPLEKKRKELETTKAMFQLKRDVEEETLWVQERLPLATSTEHGTDLPSVQRLTKRNETLQKELAGHEPRLAEVLSRGEAAVAAATGETQPSPELERGVRELRELWERLREEVTARHRRLREAGEAQQYYWDAAEAQAWVSEQELFMGAEEKPKDEESAAVMLKRHVRQQRGIEDYGTAIKELAARAQHLLAAGHPEGEQIIRLQGQVDKHYAGLKEVAQERRRRLENMSHLFQLKREVEDLEQWIAERDVVASSQEMGQDLDHVTLLREKFREFARETGSVGQERVDRVNLTIEDLIDAGHAEAATMAEWKDGLNESWADLLELIDTRGQLLAASHDLHKYFYDGSELLALIAARRQELPQDLGEDSGTVEAFHRMHSAFERDLQLLETQVQQFRETAARLQTSYAGEKAAGIQEQEEEVARALRELLEACSGRRARLEDTAAKHRFFGMAKDLLSWMESTVRQIETQEKPRDVSSVELLMKYHQEIRAEVDARGKNFTSCIELGKKLLQRKHQDSPEIKAKLLELVEKRKSMMETWEQRWDRLRLLLEVCQFSRDASMAESWLMAQEPYLASSDYGQTVDAVEKLLKRHEAFEKSSATWEERIAALRKLTTLELLGGRTLSEGLGREGSRRPEVPEYHLELDGELEAGSEEEEEEEKRKERSPRDASPPTTDGAEPLTRTSGEEEEAVPVPPSPRPPRQEPEEVATLPARATSVQLEGYLGRKHDLEAATKRASNRSWSTRYCVLRGGQMAFFKDAKSRALGLPCHGEEPLGLRDALCEVAAGYKKKKHVFKLRLSNGSEWLFHGKDEEELQAWLGGLSAAIAECRGGDSKAQSLPLPLGPPAAPLPRKDKEKRFSFFPKKK